In Clostridiisalibacter paucivorans DSM 22131, the sequence CCACATATATTTGATATCTTTATATCTATTGTAAAGCTACATATATCATCCATAGTATAGTATATATCTGATATAAGAGTGAAAATCCTATCCCTTTCTCCCCTAATAGTTGTGGACAATATATCTACATTGTACTCTAGTCCAGATTGCTCTACTATATTGAGCACTTTATCCACATCCCCTATATAATTATCACTCTTTATAGGAGTAAAGGCTATTTGGCAAGATGCTATTTTTGCCATAGGGCACATATATATCCACCTCTTTCTGTCTTAGACAGCTCCCGTTCATTATCTAAATTTATATCATTTTCATCAGCATCTGGAGGTATAAATAAACATTCGCCAGTATCCACAAGATAATTTGTTTTTAACGATTTAAGGTCTTGTAAGTCTTTAAAATAGGCATATTTAAATACTGTATTTTCTCTAAATTCTTTAGTTATATAGAGCTCTCCCCATTTACTGTCTTTATTTATTGTTCCAACAAGTATTTCTCCACCCTTTTTAGTAACTCTAAAAAGCTCGTCTATAGCCTTTTCTGGTTTTTGTATAAATTCAAATGCTGCCATTGAAAATACTGCATCAAAAGATTCATTGCTAAAATCTAGATCGTATATATCCATCTTATAAAATTTTATATCGAACCCTTCATTTTCCGCCTTCATCCTTGCCTCTTTTAGCATTTCTTCTGATATGTCTATTCCTACAACTTCATATCCCATCTTAGCCAATTTTATACTAAAATTACCAGTACCACATCCTACATCTAATATCTTTTTCACTTTATCCCCATTAAAAAGATTAAATGCACATTCTGTCTCTACTTTATCCACAAAATCTCCAAACTTTGTGGAATACCACTGGTCATAGTTTTTAGCTTCTTTATCAAATATGGCCACTTAATCACTTCCCTTCAATCTACTGACTAATCTAATTTTTCTATAATATGTTTCTTTATATTATTAAACTCAACTGAAGTAGTTATATCTCTATTTCTTGGTCTTGGCAATTTTATATCTAGCTCCTCTTTGATTTTTGCTGGTCTGTCAGACAATATATATATTCTATCAGACAGTAATATGGCCTCTTCTATATCATGGGTTATAAATAATATTGATACATCTAAGGTATTTAATATATCCATCAACCAATAATGCATTTTTGACCTAGTTATGGCATCGAGCCCACCAAAGGGTTCATCTAATAGGATTATATCCCTAGAAAACATATATGTCCTCATAAGTGCAGCCCTCTGCCTCATGCCTCCTGATAATTGAAATGGGTATTTATGTTGAAATCCATCAATTCCAAATAGTTCAAAATATTTTTCTGCCTTTTCCCTGGCTTTTTCTTTAGACATGCCCTTTATAACAAGGGGAATTGCCACATTATCTATTATTTTCTTCCACGGTAATAGGAGGTCTTTCTGATACATATAGCTAACTCGACCAGTTTTTCCTGTATAATCCTCTCCTTCAATCATTACTTTACCTGTATCAGGAGAGATAAGGCCTGATATTATATTGAACAAAGTACTCTTTCCACTACCACTGGGCCCCAATATGGACACAAATTCCCTATCTTTTAAATTCAATGATATATCTGATAAAACAGCAGTTTCTTCAAAGTCCTTTTTTATTCCACAAATATCAAGTTTTTTATTATTATTCAGGCAAATATTCATTTGTAAAGGCTTCTTTTGCATCCAATTCATTTTCTATTAAACCTCTTTCAAGCATCCAGTTTGAATAATTTTCCCATCTATCTAGACTCATTTCTCCCCATCTATCCACATCGGCCTTGTATTCCTTAGCCAAATATTTTTGACTTGCTACAGCAAGTTCCTTATCTATTTCTGGTGATGCCTTTAATAAAGATTGTACTGCATCCTCTGGGCTTTCTATTGCATATTCATATCCCTTTCTAGTTGCATTCAAAAATTTCTTTGTCAATTCAGGGTTTTCTTGTATATAGTCCTCTTTAGCAATAATTACAGGTGTATAAAAATCTAAATCTGGTTCCACTTCTTGAAGTTTTATGAAATTAATAGGGTAATCCTTAAGTTCTGAAGCTACGCCATCCCATCCATAATATATCCAAGTAAAATCTACATGGTCTTTAACTGATGTAAAGAAGTCTAATTCTCCTATATTGACAGTCTCTACCTTAGAAAAATCTCCATCTTCTTTTTCCATAACTGCCTTTATCATGGCTTCCTCCATAGGAGAACCCCAGCCACCATATTTTTTTCCTTCAAAATCTTTACCGGTCTCAATACCCTTTTCAACAGGAGATGCAAACCCTGATGTATTATGCTGAATTATAGCGGCTATAGCCTTTATAGGTAATGGATTCTCTGCTGTCCTCGCGTATGTAACCTGTTCTTGATAGCTTATTCCAAAATCACCCTTGCCAGCAGCTATAGGCTCAGCACTGCCTCCCCCTGTAGGTTGTATGATTTCAACTTCTAATCCTTCTTCTTCATAAAATCCCTTGTCTTTGGCCACGTATATACCCGTATGATTAGTATTAGGATACCAATCTAAAAGCACTTGTACCTTTGTAAGCTCTTCACTATTACCAGTTGGTGCTTCATCTTCCTGCTGTTGATCAGTAGCACCACAACCAATAGTAGGTAATACTGTCAATGTAACTACCAATAATAATATCAATACTCTTTTCATTTTCAATCTCCCCTAACCTTTATTATTAATTTCTTGTTTCCAAGGCATAGCTATATATTCTATCAATGATATAACCTTGAAAACAGTAATACTCAATATTACTATTATAACTATGGCAGCAAAAAATTTATCTAATGCAAAGGAATTTTTTACCCTTATCATATATACCCCTATACCAGTCTTGCCTCCTAGCCACTCTCCTATAACAGCGCCCATTATACTATATGTAGCAGCTATCCTAAGTCCTGAAAAGAAGCTCACTATAGCCCCTGGGAATTTTACCATTTTAAATATTTGAATTTTACTTGCCCCCATGGATTTTAATAAATTTATCATATCCTCATCCACAGATTCCAAACCTTGAAGCATACTAACTATTATGGGAAAAAAGCATACTAATACTACTACAATTATCTTAGGCAATTTACCAAATCCAAACCACAATATAAACAATGGAGCCAAGGCTATTATAGGTATGGTCTGTGATATCACTAAAAGGGGGTATAGTGCCCTTTTAACAATCCTTACATTGTCCATAATTATAGCTAAAACCATGGCAAATACTATGGATATAAAAAAACCCAATAAGGCTTCATATACTGTTGTAAATATATGGATTTTTATTTCTGGCAATATTTCTATCAATGTAATAAATATATCCTTAGGGGTAGGCAATATATATCTAGCTATAATCCCCTTGTCCACTATTAACTGCCATATTAGTAATAGAAATGCAAAAAATACAACAGGTATAGCTCTACTTTCTGTATTTACCAACCTTCTCATTCATAGTCACACCTTCAGATTTGTAATCAATTTTGACAACCGATAATACCCTATTTGCCCCTTCATTTATACATATATCTTGGGCCCTTTTTACCACATCTAGTAACTCATCTAATTCTCCCTCCATGGTAGTTTCCATTGGACCAACCTCATATTTTATCCCAGTAGATGATATATATGCTATAACCTTGTCCACCACATCATAAATCTTGGACTCTTTAACGCTGGGTATGATTTGAAGACTTACATTAATATTTGACATTTTTTCATCTCCCTTTATATTTTAAAAAATAAAACCCTCTATCCTGAAATTAGGATAAAGGGTTTATATACAACCGTATGCAGAATTAGATATTTCCCTCCGCTGGCATTACCCAGTTCAGGTTTCGTGGGTCGAGACATGTAGCCTCCTCTCAGCCAAATTACTTCAGCTCCCCCTTTTCCTATATTACATCTACATTCTAATACAACTACAAATATATGTCAATCACCTATCTAAAAAAACTATAAACTCCTACCTATCTACCAACTACATTACTTTACAACTATATTGTATATCCTACCGGGAACAAATATTTCTTTAACTATATTTTTTCCTTCCACATACTTTACAATATTTTCATCTTCCATGGCCTTAGCCCTTGCTTCTTCTTTAGTAGATTCAGTAGCTATATTTATAGTACCTCTAACTTTACCATTTATTTGAACAGCCATCTCTATAGTATCCTCTACTGTCTTATCCTCATCCCATTCTGGCCAAGATTGATCAGTAATTCTTCCGTCAGCTCCTATTTTAGACCAAAGTTCTTCAGTTATATGAGGTGCTACAGGATTTAAAAGTACTAAAAAGACTTCCATTTCCTTATTATTTATCTTTCCATTGCTATTAAAGTCATTTAAAAGAGTCATAAGGGCTGCTATTGCTGTATTGAATTTCATATTTTCATAGTCTTCACTAACCTTCTTTATAGTCTTATGCATGTTAACTTCAAGCTCTTTAGAGAATTCACTACCATCTTCTACAATGTCTACAAGTCTCCATACCCTGTCTAAAAATCTTCTACATCCCTTTACTCCATTTTGAGACCAAGGTACACTTTTTTCAAAATCTCCAATAAACATCTCATATAGACGCATTGTATCTGCACCAAATTCTTCTACTATTTCATCGGGATTTACTACATTGCCCCTGGATTTTGACATCTTTTCATTGTTTTCCCCAAGAATCATCCCATGAGATGTCCTCTTTTGATAAGGTTCTGGTGTAGGCACTACCCCATAATCATATAAGAATTTATGCCAAAATCTTGAATACAATAAATGTAATGTGGTATGTTCCATTCCACCATTATACCAATCTATGGGTAACCAATAGTTTAGATTTTCTTCACTGGCCAATGCTTCACTATTATTAGGATCTGTATACCTTAAGAAATACCATGATGAACCTGCCCATTGAGGCATGGTGTCTGTTTCTCTTTGGGCATGACCTCCACATTTAGAACAAGTAGTATTTACCCAATCAGTCATTTTTGCTAGTGGTGATTCTCCATTATCTGCAGGTTCATAACTATCTACTTCAGGCAATAATAACGGTAATTCTTCCTCAGGTACAGGTACCCATCCACATTTTTCACAATATACCAAAGGTATT encodes:
- a CDS encoding YkoF family thiamine/hydroxymethylpyrimidine-binding protein; this encodes MAKIASCQIAFTPIKSDNYIGDVDKVLNIVEQSGLEYNVDILSTTIRGERDRIFTLISDIYYTMDDICSFTIDIKISNICGCN
- a CDS encoding class I SAM-dependent methyltransferase, which codes for MAIFDKEAKNYDQWYSTKFGDFVDKVETECAFNLFNGDKVKKILDVGCGTGNFSIKLAKMGYEVVGIDISEEMLKEARMKAENEGFDIKFYKMDIYDLDFSNESFDAVFSMAAFEFIQKPEKAIDELFRVTKKGGEILVGTINKDSKWGELYITKEFRENTVFKYAYFKDLQDLKSLKTNYLVDTGECLFIPPDADENDINLDNERELSKTERGGYICALWQK
- a CDS encoding ABC transporter ATP-binding protein; the encoded protein is MNWMQKKPLQMNICLNNNKKLDICGIKKDFEETAVLSDISLNLKDREFVSILGPSGSGKSTLFNIISGLISPDTGKVMIEGEDYTGKTGRVSYMYQKDLLLPWKKIIDNVAIPLVIKGMSKEKAREKAEKYFELFGIDGFQHKYPFQLSGGMRQRAALMRTYMFSRDIILLDEPFGGLDAITRSKMHYWLMDILNTLDVSILFITHDIEEAILLSDRIYILSDRPAKIKEELDIKLPRPRNRDITTSVEFNNIKKHIIEKLD
- a CDS encoding ABC transporter substrate-binding protein, coding for MKRVLILLLVVTLTVLPTIGCGATDQQQEDEAPTGNSEELTKVQVLLDWYPNTNHTGIYVAKDKGFYEEEGLEVEIIQPTGGGSAEPIAAGKGDFGISYQEQVTYARTAENPLPIKAIAAIIQHNTSGFASPVEKGIETGKDFEGKKYGGWGSPMEEAMIKAVMEKEDGDFSKVETVNIGELDFFTSVKDHVDFTWIYYGWDGVASELKDYPINFIKLQEVEPDLDFYTPVIIAKEDYIQENPELTKKFLNATRKGYEYAIESPEDAVQSLLKASPEIDKELAVASQKYLAKEYKADVDRWGEMSLDRWENYSNWMLERGLIENELDAKEAFTNEYLPE
- a CDS encoding ABC transporter permease; the encoded protein is MRRLVNTESRAIPVVFFAFLLLIWQLIVDKGIIARYILPTPKDIFITLIEILPEIKIHIFTTVYEALLGFFISIVFAMVLAIIMDNVRIVKRALYPLLVISQTIPIIALAPLFILWFGFGKLPKIIVVVLVCFFPIIVSMLQGLESVDEDMINLLKSMGASKIQIFKMVKFPGAIVSFFSGLRIAATYSIMGAVIGEWLGGKTGIGVYMIRVKNSFALDKFFAAIVIIVILSITVFKVISLIEYIAMPWKQEINNKG
- a CDS encoding thiamine-binding protein; amino-acid sequence: MSNINVSLQIIPSVKESKIYDVVDKVIAYISSTGIKYEVGPMETTMEGELDELLDVVKRAQDICINEGANRVLSVVKIDYKSEGVTMNEKVGKYRK